GCTATTGATTATTAAATTAACTCGTAATAAATGAAAGAAAATAATTTGGTCATAGATCTGCAGTATTTACCACCTATAGAATACTTTTTCACTATCGCCGAATACACCCACGTATACTTTGACCTAACTGAGAGATACCAAAAACAATCTTATAGAAACAGATGTCGAATACTTATGTCCAACAAAATCATGGACTTGACTATTCCGATTGAAAAAGGTAATAAAAAGCCTGTAATACAACATGCCAAAATTGATTACAAAGAGAAATGGCATTTGACACATTGGAGATCTTTGCAAACTGCTTACGGCAAATCACCTTTTTTTGAGTACTACAGCTTTTACTTTGAAAAAATCTTAGCAAAAAAGCATGAAAAGTTAGTGGATTTGAACATTGAATTGATTAATTTAATATGTAAATTATTACAAATAGAGAGCAGTCTTCATTTGATAACAAAAAGTGAAGATTTTCCAGATTCCTTTGATGATTTCAGGTCAAAAATTCATCCTAAAAAGGAATCTTCAAATGCCAATTTTTCAGCATCTCCATACCAACAAGTCTTTGGAGAGAAATTTGTTAAGAACTTGAGTACCGTGGATCTCATTTTTTGCGAGGGAACAAACAGTTCGGAAGTTTTGAGAAAATCAATCCTTCAAATGTAGAACAAAGCATTTTTCTTTGCGTTAGAATAATACTATATCCACTTATAAAATTTTAATCACCTTCTCACTGCGAGCGTCAGTGTTCGCATAGACAAGAAAGAAAGGGTCTAAATATATGGAAGCAAAATTTTCAAATAGAGTCAAAGAAGTAATCTCCTTAAGCCGTGAGGAAGCTCTCCGCTTAGGCCATGATTACATCGGCACCGAACATTTACTTTTGGGAATGGTAAGAGAAGGTGAGGGTGTAGCCGTTAGCATCCTGAAAAAGTTGGGCGTGTCTCTTGATGAACTTAAAGATTCAATTGAACAGGCTACAAAAGGCACTGCGCTAGGGAATGCCAATGACAACAAGGCCAATATACCTCTCACCAGACAATCCGAAAAAGTGCTTAAAATCACTTATCTTGAAGCAAAAATTTTTAAAAGCGCTGTCATAGGCACCGAACATTTGCTTTTGTCTCTTTTAAGAGATGAAGATAACATAGCTACTCAGATTTTGGAAAAATATGATGTAAGCTATGACATGGTCAAAGAACTACTTGAGCTTAAAACCGAAGACAGCCAAGAAGACACTGCTTCTACGATTTTAGGAAGCACTGTGGGCGGATCTTCAGGTTCAATCGGCGGAGGATCAAGCAAAGGTGAAGGCTCGTCCAAAGGCGAAAAATCCAAAACTCCTGTATTGGACAACTTCGGCAGAGATCTTACTAAAATGGCCGAAGAAGACAAACTTGATCCAATTGTTGGTAGAGACAAAGAGATAGAAAGAGTAGCTCAAATCCTAAGCCGTAGAAAGAAAAACAACCCGATACTCATAGGAGAGCCCGGTGTTGGTAAGACAGCTATAGCTGAAGGATTAGCCTTAAGAATCAATCAGAAAAAAGTATCTAGAGTTCTTTTCAATAAAAGAGTTGTTACATTGGATTTAGCATCTCTTGTAGCCGGCACAAAATACAGAGGCCAGTTTGAAGAAAGAATGAAGGCCGTAATGAGCGAACTGGAAAAATCTCCAGAAATCATTCTTTTCATTGACGAGTTGCATACTATTGTTGGCGCAGGTGGAGCTTCTGGTTCTCTTGATGCTTCCAACATGTTCAAGCCTGCACTTGCAAGAGGGGAAATCCAATGCATCGGAGCTACGACACTTGACGAATACAGACAATATATTGAGAAAGATGGCGCTTTAGCGAGAAGATTCCAACAAGTGATGGTTGACGCAACCACACCTGAGGAAACAATGGAAATTCTCAATAATATTAAAGCTAAATACGAAGATCATCATCATGTAGTCTTTACAGATGAAGCTTTATTGGCATGTGTCAAATTGTCAGACAGATATATCAGCGATAGATTCTTGCCAGATAAAGCTATTGATGTAATGGATGAAGCCGGAGCTAGAGTTCATATCAACAACATTCACGTTCCTGACTCAATTTTAACTTTGGAAAAAGCCATTGAGGATATCAAGGCTGAAAAGAACAAAGTTGTCAAAAGCCAGAAATATGAAGAAGCTGCTCAATTAAGAGATAAAGAGAAAAAACTAATCGAGCAATTAGAAAAAGCCAAAGCTGAGTGGGAAGAAGAAACCAAGACTAAAAGATACACTGTAACTGAGGAAAATGTAGCTGAAGTTATA
The Aureibacter tunicatorum DNA segment above includes these coding regions:
- a CDS encoding ATP-dependent Clp protease ATP-binding subunit is translated as MEAKFSNRVKEVISLSREEALRLGHDYIGTEHLLLGMVREGEGVAVSILKKLGVSLDELKDSIEQATKGTALGNANDNKANIPLTRQSEKVLKITYLEAKIFKSAVIGTEHLLLSLLRDEDNIATQILEKYDVSYDMVKELLELKTEDSQEDTASTILGSTVGGSSGSIGGGSSKGEGSSKGEKSKTPVLDNFGRDLTKMAEEDKLDPIVGRDKEIERVAQILSRRKKNNPILIGEPGVGKTAIAEGLALRINQKKVSRVLFNKRVVTLDLASLVAGTKYRGQFEERMKAVMSELEKSPEIILFIDELHTIVGAGGASGSLDASNMFKPALARGEIQCIGATTLDEYRQYIEKDGALARRFQQVMVDATTPEETMEILNNIKAKYEDHHHVVFTDEALLACVKLSDRYISDRFLPDKAIDVMDEAGARVHINNIHVPDSILTLEKAIEDIKAEKNKVVKSQKYEEAAQLRDKEKKLIEQLEKAKAEWEEETKTKRYTVTEENVAEVIAMMTGVPTKRVAQNESVKLKGMGNELKDKVIGQDEAINKLVKAIQRTRVGLKDPKKPIGSFIFLGPTGVGKTELAKVLSTYLFDKEDALVRIDMSEYMEKFSVSRLVGAPPGYVGYEEGGQLTEKVRRKPYSVVLLDEIEKAHPDVFNLLLQVLDDGILTDGLGRRVDFRNTIIIMTSNIGVRDLKDFGTGIGFATQAKKENEEEHMKLTIQNALKKAFSPEFLNRLDDVIVFNHLAQKDIHQIIDIALKKLFKRIEELGYTVKLTDKAKDFLATKGYDQQYGARPLHRAIQKYLEDAVAEEILNGNLEEGDIILADHSKDSQELKVTIEKNNKTSKES
- a CDS encoding WbqC family protein, which translates into the protein MKENNLVIDLQYLPPIEYFFTIAEYTHVYFDLTERYQKQSYRNRCRILMSNKIMDLTIPIEKGNKKPVIQHAKIDYKEKWHLTHWRSLQTAYGKSPFFEYYSFYFEKILAKKHEKLVDLNIELINLICKLLQIESSLHLITKSEDFPDSFDDFRSKIHPKKESSNANFSASPYQQVFGEKFVKNLSTVDLIFCEGTNSSEVLRKSILQM